In the genome of Paenibacillus sp. FSL R5-0766, one region contains:
- a CDS encoding response regulator transcription factor, giving the protein MNTILVVDDDSHIRKLIRIYLEKNQFSVLEAPDGQEALDILSHTKVDLAIVDVMMPRIDGIELTEDIRSYLDIPILMVTAKGESKDKVRGFNAGSDDYLVKPFDPVELILRVKSLLKRYNKSSSNMIQVSGVTIDLGNLMVIADGQTIELKKKECELLFSLASSPGKIFTRTQLIDDIWGIDYEGDERTVDVHIKRLRERLEPVPELVISTIRGLGYRLERA; this is encoded by the coding sequence ATGAACACAATTCTGGTGGTGGACGATGATTCCCATATCCGCAAATTAATCCGAATCTATCTTGAAAAGAATCAATTCTCCGTGCTGGAAGCACCAGACGGTCAAGAGGCGTTAGATATCCTCTCGCATACGAAAGTTGATCTGGCGATTGTGGATGTGATGATGCCACGAATAGACGGTATTGAACTGACGGAAGATATTCGGTCTTATCTGGATATCCCAATTCTGATGGTGACTGCCAAGGGAGAATCCAAGGACAAAGTCAGAGGATTTAATGCCGGGTCAGACGATTACCTGGTTAAACCGTTTGATCCTGTGGAGTTAATCCTGCGTGTAAAATCATTACTGAAACGATATAACAAAAGTTCATCAAACATGATTCAGGTCAGCGGTGTAACGATTGATTTGGGCAATCTGATGGTCATTGCGGACGGACAAACTATCGAATTGAAAAAGAAGGAATGTGAATTGTTATTTTCTCTGGCGAGTTCGCCAGGGAAAATATTCACACGTACACAGCTTATAGATGACATATGGGGCATCGATTACGAAGGAGATGAGCGTACGGTTGATGTACATATCAAGCGGTTAAGGGAGCGACTTGAACCTGTACCTGAGTTAGTGATCTCAACTATCAGAGGACTCGGTTATCGCCTGGAGCGGGCATGA
- a CDS encoding HAMP domain-containing sensor histidine kinase: protein MKMFRKSLRLRIVATFIGIVLVSLILSFMINNGSQEKTPNRFMVTFAEDLATLINLIDDPEKVKSSLDIFARYGLNITPVNEQSEVLSSLPEDKVHSLFDSGTTDAMFLSSKDGIATIGVPGTNEGIGTFLIQSDFSSLFHTLRNTLLTSLLTVLIIGSLLILFMSGFIVKPIKRLTVAAKEMSSGDLSVRLKHNNQDEFGELMESFNHMASELQKIDSVRDDFVSNVSHEMQSPLTSIRGFTRALQDGVIPLEEQKEHLDIIYEETLRLSRLSDNLLRLASLDSEHHPVHFTTFQLDEQLRRAILLAEPQWSQKDIQIELDLLPCEITVDKDLFDQVWQNLINNAIKYTGPKGTIHVEIETSSTHVKILIRDSGQGIPEDALPYIFDRFYMVDKARSSSLRGNGLGLSIVIKILKLHQCTIDVESEVGKGTQFIVTIPRSTITPTP, encoded by the coding sequence ATGAAAATGTTTAGGAAGAGCCTGCGACTTCGCATCGTAGCTACGTTTATCGGGATTGTTCTGGTTAGTTTAATTCTTTCCTTTATGATAAATAACGGGTCCCAGGAAAAGACACCGAATCGTTTTATGGTTACTTTTGCTGAAGACCTCGCTACACTGATTAACCTGATCGATGATCCGGAAAAAGTGAAATCAAGCTTGGATATTTTTGCTCGCTACGGCTTAAATATCACTCCCGTGAATGAACAAAGTGAAGTGTTATCTTCCTTGCCAGAGGACAAAGTTCATTCGTTATTTGATTCGGGTACAACCGATGCTATGTTTCTATCGAGTAAAGATGGCATCGCGACCATAGGTGTTCCCGGAACAAACGAGGGGATAGGCACATTTCTGATTCAAAGCGATTTTTCCTCTCTTTTTCATACGCTGCGAAACACGCTCTTAACCTCATTGTTAACGGTTCTGATCATTGGGAGTTTATTAATCCTGTTCATGTCAGGGTTCATTGTGAAACCGATTAAGAGGTTAACCGTTGCTGCGAAGGAGATGTCATCAGGGGATCTTTCGGTGCGGTTAAAACATAATAACCAGGATGAGTTCGGCGAACTGATGGAGAGCTTTAATCATATGGCCAGTGAGTTGCAAAAAATCGATTCGGTTCGTGATGACTTTGTCAGTAACGTTTCTCATGAAATGCAGTCTCCACTGACATCGATTAGAGGGTTTACCAGAGCGCTGCAAGACGGCGTTATTCCACTAGAAGAGCAGAAAGAGCATCTGGATATCATCTATGAGGAAACGCTGCGCTTATCGAGGCTCAGTGATAATCTGCTTCGGCTAGCCTCGCTGGATTCGGAGCATCATCCGGTTCATTTCACCACATTCCAGTTGGATGAACAATTAAGAAGGGCGATTTTACTGGCAGAGCCGCAGTGGTCACAGAAGGACATACAGATCGAACTGGATTTGTTGCCCTGCGAGATCACAGTGGACAAAGATTTGTTTGATCAGGTCTGGCAAAATTTAATAAACAATGCGATCAAATACACAGGTCCTAAAGGTACCATTCATGTCGAAATTGAGACGTCTTCTACACATGTGAAGATATTGATTAGAGATTCAGGACAAGGTATACCTGAGGACGCCCTTCCGTATATCTTTGATCGATTCTACATGGTGGACAAAGCACGGAGCAGCTCGCTTCGAGGGAATGGATTAGGGTTGTCCATTGTGATTAAAATATTGAAGTTGCATCAATGTACAATTGATGTAGAGAGCGAAGTAGGAAAAGGAACGCAGTTTATTGTCACGATTCCCAGATCGACCATTACACCTACACCTTAA
- a CDS encoding UbiD family decarboxylase: protein MKYRNMEDCINDLEQHGHLIRVKEEVDPHLEMAAIHMKVHEAKGPALLFENVKGSKFQAVSNLFGTVERSKFMFRGTLEGVQRVMAVRDDPMKALKTPFQHVQTGLAAWQALPKQKSISLPVSAQEIQISDLPLIKHWPMDGGAFVTLPQVYSEDPDKPGIMNSNLGMYRVQLDGNDFEMNKEIGLHYQIHRGIGIHQAKAVKKGEPLKVSIFIGGPPAHTLSAVMPLPEGLSEMTFAGLLAGRRFRYSYKDGYCISNDADFVITGDIYPGETKPEGPFGDHLGYYSLTHEFPLMRVHKVYAKPNAIWPFTVVGRPPQEDTAFGDLIHEITGDAIKQEIPGVKEVHAVDAAGVHPLLFAIGSERYTPYQAVKQPTELLTIANRILGTGQLSLAKYLFITAEDQQPLDTHKEVEFLTYILERMDMQRDIHFHTHTTIDTLDYSGTGLNSGSKVVFAAYGDKVRDLCTEVPESLKNIRGYENPQLIMPGIVSIQTSAFTSYADTAQEMQAFTSLLKEQGGLDSCPMIILCDDSSFLSANLSNFLWETFTRSNPSHDMYGVNSGYDHKHWGCDQVIIDARTKPHQAPPLIPDASVEKSIERFFVKGASLGSIKI, encoded by the coding sequence ATGAAATATCGCAACATGGAAGATTGTATTAACGATCTGGAGCAGCACGGTCATTTGATTCGGGTCAAAGAAGAGGTTGATCCTCATCTGGAGATGGCAGCGATCCACATGAAAGTGCACGAGGCTAAAGGCCCGGCATTGTTATTCGAAAATGTAAAAGGCTCAAAGTTCCAGGCCGTATCGAATCTGTTCGGCACGGTGGAACGAAGCAAGTTCATGTTCCGCGGTACGCTGGAAGGCGTACAACGGGTCATGGCTGTTCGTGACGATCCCATGAAGGCGCTTAAGACGCCATTTCAGCATGTCCAAACAGGTCTAGCTGCATGGCAGGCACTGCCAAAACAGAAGTCTATTAGCCTGCCGGTGTCGGCGCAAGAGATTCAAATCTCGGACTTGCCACTCATCAAACACTGGCCTATGGACGGTGGGGCATTTGTGACGTTGCCGCAGGTGTATTCCGAAGATCCAGATAAGCCAGGTATCATGAATTCAAACTTGGGGATGTACCGGGTTCAACTGGATGGCAATGATTTTGAAATGAACAAGGAAATTGGATTACACTATCAGATTCATCGCGGAATCGGTATACATCAAGCCAAAGCTGTCAAAAAGGGAGAACCGCTTAAAGTGAGTATTTTCATTGGTGGTCCACCTGCACATACACTTTCAGCGGTTATGCCTTTGCCTGAAGGACTAAGTGAGATGACATTTGCCGGTTTGCTCGCTGGACGTCGTTTCCGGTACAGTTACAAAGATGGGTATTGCATTAGCAATGATGCCGATTTTGTCATCACAGGTGATATTTACCCAGGCGAGACAAAACCCGAAGGGCCGTTCGGTGATCATCTGGGTTATTACAGTCTGACACATGAATTCCCGTTAATGCGTGTGCATAAAGTCTATGCCAAACCTAATGCCATCTGGCCGTTTACGGTTGTTGGTCGTCCGCCGCAAGAGGATACGGCGTTTGGCGATTTGATTCATGAGATTACGGGAGACGCGATCAAACAGGAGATTCCAGGTGTCAAAGAAGTGCATGCGGTCGATGCGGCAGGGGTCCATCCATTACTGTTTGCAATCGGCAGTGAACGTTACACGCCGTATCAGGCGGTGAAGCAGCCGACAGAGTTGCTTACGATTGCCAATCGTATTTTGGGTACGGGTCAGCTCAGTCTGGCGAAGTACCTGTTTATTACTGCTGAGGATCAGCAACCTCTGGATACCCACAAGGAAGTTGAATTCCTGACCTATATCTTGGAGCGTATGGATATGCAGCGGGATATTCATTTCCATACCCATACAACGATTGATACACTCGATTATTCGGGTACAGGGCTGAACAGCGGCAGCAAGGTCGTTTTTGCAGCATATGGCGACAAGGTTCGTGATCTGTGCACGGAAGTGCCGGAGTCTTTGAAAAACATTCGTGGTTATGAGAATCCACAGCTCATCATGCCGGGTATCGTTTCGATCCAGACATCGGCCTTCACGAGTTATGCGGATACAGCACAGGAGATGCAAGCATTCACGTCTCTATTGAAAGAACAGGGAGGCCTGGACTCGTGTCCGATGATCATTCTATGTGACGACAGTTCGTTCCTGAGTGCTAACCTCAGCAACTTCTTATGGGAAACCTTTACTCGCAGCAACCCTTCACATGATATGTATGGGGTTAATAGCGGATATGACCACAAGCATTGGGGCTGTGATCAGGTGATTATTGATGCACGTACCAAACCCCATCAGGCACCGCCGCTGATTCCCGATGCTTCGGTCGAGAAGAGCATTGAACGATTTTTTGTTAAAGGTGCTAGTCTGGGTTCGATCAAAATCTAA
- a CDS encoding HD domain-containing protein gives MRIHIMNLQDGDRLTADTFSDAGLHVLGKGTVIKGEDITLLMQHRVDYVDIESREEEITEAEFFAAAAKHASGITTKEEPPEEELKSQFIQTVHNYQNAFLEALTVGKFNATMVDDALQPMVEGLDEQKDVVHLLMMLERDDVNNYTHSIQVGLLSFYLANWLGYSQKESYQISRGGYLHDIGKCKVSHRIRNKTEPLTVDEQLEMQRHTIYGHEIIKNSMTDEVTALVALQHHEREDGSGYPMQLEKSEIHPYTQIVSVADIYIGMRSGNHGGSNPNLINNLRDIYGMGFGKLNEKPVQALMQHLLPNFIGKQVLLSNGEKGVIVMNNTSDIFKPLIKVESEEYRDLSKERTLAIDELLI, from the coding sequence TTGAGAATCCATATTATGAACCTGCAAGACGGAGACCGTCTAACTGCGGATACATTCAGCGATGCAGGATTACACGTTCTCGGGAAGGGAACTGTGATCAAAGGTGAGGATATCACCTTGCTTATGCAGCACCGTGTAGATTATGTAGATATTGAATCACGCGAAGAAGAAATCACTGAAGCAGAATTTTTTGCTGCAGCGGCAAAACATGCTTCCGGGATAACTACGAAGGAAGAACCGCCTGAAGAAGAGCTGAAGTCCCAATTTATTCAGACTGTACATAATTATCAAAATGCTTTTCTCGAAGCTCTGACCGTTGGCAAGTTCAACGCCACCATGGTGGATGATGCACTGCAACCGATGGTTGAGGGACTGGATGAGCAAAAAGATGTCGTTCATCTCCTGATGATGCTGGAGCGGGATGACGTCAATAACTATACACATTCAATCCAGGTAGGATTGTTGTCCTTCTACCTTGCGAACTGGCTTGGATATTCTCAGAAGGAGAGTTATCAGATTAGTCGCGGTGGTTATCTGCATGACATTGGAAAGTGCAAAGTATCCCACCGGATTCGGAACAAAACAGAACCGTTGACGGTGGATGAGCAGCTTGAAATGCAGCGTCACACCATATATGGCCATGAAATTATCAAAAATTCGATGACGGATGAAGTGACAGCACTGGTTGCTCTGCAGCATCACGAGCGGGAAGATGGATCGGGTTATCCGATGCAACTGGAGAAAAGTGAAATTCATCCCTATACCCAGATTGTATCTGTAGCGGATATCTATATAGGTATGAGATCCGGGAACCACGGAGGAAGCAATCCAAATCTGATCAACAACCTTAGAGATATCTATGGAATGGGATTTGGTAAATTGAATGAAAAACCCGTTCAGGCATTGATGCAGCATTTGCTTCCTAATTTCATCGGGAAACAGGTTCTGCTCAGCAATGGAGAAAAAGGTGTGATTGTCATGAACAATACATCTGATATCTTCAAACCACTGATCAAAGTGGAGTCTGAAGAATATCGCGATCTCTCCAAAGAGCGTACGCTTGCCATTGATGAATTGCTTATTTAA
- a CDS encoding SRPBCC family protein — protein MIEVSTEITIHASIERCFDYARDIDVHTQTVWQHTRERAVAGVTTGRIGAGDTVTFQATHFGVRQKLKSRIVQFEQPFLFVDQMEKGAFKSMRHEHHFSVIGDQMTCMRDTLRFEAPLGLLGWATERFVLKRYMQAFLEDRNRKLKDMLEQ, from the coding sequence ATGATTGAAGTTTCAACCGAGATTACGATACATGCCTCGATTGAACGGTGCTTTGACTATGCCCGGGATATTGATGTACATACTCAGACCGTCTGGCAACATACGAGAGAGCGAGCAGTTGCAGGGGTAACAACAGGAAGAATTGGAGCAGGGGATACCGTTACATTTCAGGCTACTCATTTTGGGGTCAGACAGAAGTTGAAGTCCCGGATCGTACAGTTTGAACAACCTTTCCTTTTTGTGGATCAGATGGAGAAAGGGGCTTTCAAGAGCATGCGACATGAACATCATTTCAGCGTAATTGGGGATCAGATGACTTGCATGAGAGACACACTTCGATTCGAAGCTCCACTTGGATTACTGGGATGGGCAACGGAGCGATTTGTGCTGAAGAGATACATGCAGGCATTTCTGGAGGATCGTAATCGTAAGCTCAAAGATATGCTTGAGCAGTAG
- a CDS encoding MFS transporter, producing the protein MQTSSSSDAQLSNKDRPAMSRLVALLFAVCSGLAVANIYYAQPLLDSIAQEFSLSPSSIGIVITVTQICYALGLFLLVPLGDLLNRRKLIIIQMLLSVLALVLVGTAQSSSLLFTGMAVVGLLAVITQTLVAFAAHLAAPSERGRIVGLVTSGIVIGILLARTVAGTLNDWLGWRSVYLFSASLTLLGIVALFFVLPRQQSPQVKQSYTQLLGSVLQLYRELRVLRVRGVLAMLIFTAFSILWTSMVLPLSSPPLSLSHTVIGAFGLAGAAGALAAARAGKLADRGLGQKTTGVALVILLLSWLPIGYVHHSLWFLILGVILLDLAVQAVHVTNQSLIYEVRPEAQSRLTAAYMIFYSIGSATGSIVSTQVYAWAGWTAVCWLGAGVSAAALVFWIIDRYMHRNLDR; encoded by the coding sequence ATGCAAACTTCTTCTTCTTCAGATGCACAATTATCCAATAAGGATCGTCCAGCCATGTCACGGTTAGTTGCTCTACTCTTTGCCGTGTGCAGCGGACTTGCGGTCGCCAATATCTATTATGCTCAGCCTTTGCTGGACTCCATCGCTCAAGAATTCAGCCTCTCTCCATCATCCATAGGGATTGTCATCACAGTGACTCAAATATGTTATGCCTTGGGGCTGTTCCTTCTCGTTCCCCTTGGTGACCTCTTAAATCGTCGCAAGCTGATCATCATTCAAATGCTCTTATCCGTGCTTGCACTGGTTCTCGTAGGAACCGCACAATCCAGCTCACTTTTATTCACGGGCATGGCTGTCGTAGGTCTACTCGCGGTCATTACGCAAACGCTCGTTGCCTTTGCTGCACACTTGGCAGCCCCTTCCGAACGTGGTCGCATTGTCGGGTTGGTAACCAGCGGAATCGTCATTGGCATTTTACTTGCACGAACGGTTGCAGGTACGCTGAACGATTGGCTCGGGTGGAGATCGGTGTATCTCTTCTCCGCCAGCCTTACATTACTCGGAATTGTTGCCTTATTTTTTGTTCTCCCAAGGCAACAATCACCACAAGTAAAACAAAGCTATACCCAATTACTCGGTTCCGTCTTGCAACTGTACCGTGAGTTGCGTGTGTTACGAGTACGAGGTGTGCTGGCCATGCTGATTTTTACAGCCTTCAGCATCTTATGGACTTCCATGGTACTGCCACTAAGTAGCCCCCCACTGTCCCTGTCTCATACAGTCATAGGTGCATTCGGTCTCGCAGGAGCGGCGGGAGCATTGGCTGCTGCCCGTGCAGGTAAACTTGCCGACCGGGGCCTTGGGCAGAAAACAACCGGTGTCGCCCTTGTCATTCTGCTCTTGTCCTGGCTGCCCATCGGTTATGTCCATCATTCTCTCTGGTTTCTGATCCTGGGTGTTATCCTGCTCGATCTCGCCGTGCAGGCCGTACATGTTACCAACCAGAGCCTGATCTACGAAGTTCGTCCCGAAGCGCAGAGCCGCCTGACGGCAGCTTATATGATCTTTTATTCCATCGGCAGTGCAACCGGCTCCATCGTTTCTACCCAAGTGTATGCATGGGCGGGCTGGACAGCCGTATGCTGGTTAGGTGCTGGCGTTAGTGCAGCAGCCCTTGTGTTTTGGATAATCGATCGTTATATGCATCGGAATCTCGATCGTTGA
- a CDS encoding TetR/AcrR family transcriptional regulator: MVRQREFDTDKALDAAMHTFWDKGFEASSLNDLTTAMGIQRPSLYAAFGDKKELFETALRRYTTQHAAQVRARLQQSSSVREAFRGLFEHIGAEGSVTEPSHGCFCINTMVELAPHDPKFAVLTREHQMYLGVLFKETIERGQQSGELSTDMNASAVAQSLVVSMIGLTVLMKSGPDRLFVEQSIQVTLSLLQ; the protein is encoded by the coding sequence ATGGTTAGACAACGGGAATTTGATACGGATAAAGCACTCGATGCAGCGATGCACACGTTTTGGGACAAAGGGTTTGAAGCGTCATCTTTAAATGACTTGACGACCGCAATGGGCATACAACGTCCCAGTCTGTATGCGGCTTTTGGCGATAAAAAGGAATTATTCGAAACAGCACTTCGCAGGTATACCACTCAGCATGCGGCTCAAGTCAGAGCCAGACTTCAACAGAGCTCCTCCGTGCGGGAAGCCTTTCGTGGATTGTTTGAACATATTGGAGCAGAGGGGAGTGTGACCGAACCTAGTCACGGCTGTTTTTGCATTAATACGATGGTTGAGCTAGCTCCACATGATCCCAAATTCGCTGTCCTTACACGGGAGCATCAGATGTACCTGGGTGTTCTTTTCAAAGAAACGATAGAACGAGGGCAACAGAGCGGGGAGTTGTCCACTGACATGAACGCGAGTGCGGTCGCACAGTCTTTGGTGGTATCCATGATTGGATTGACTGTTCTGATGAAATCAGGACCGGACCGCTTATTTGTAGAACAGAGCATCCAGGTTACGTTGTCTTTGTTACAGTAA
- a CDS encoding D-2-hydroxyacid dehydrogenase family protein, with protein MNTKLRCAVLDDYQNVALTSADWSPLMDQVEIQTFNNYMGSEEKVIQELQDFDIVVLMRERTPFPEKVISQLPKLKLLITSGMRNASIDLKAAEKNGIIVCGTEGSSNPPTELTWALILGLSRQLVTENNALRSNRNWQSTVGLDLHGRTLGLLGLGKIGTRMAEIAQAFGMNVMAWSENLTQEKAEKHGVIWAETKEQLLAESDIVSIHLVLSDRTRNLIGQADFQLMKSSALLINTSRAGIVDQEAMVEALQSGVIAGAGLDVYEQEPLPVNHVMRTLPNVLATPHLGYVTRGNYEIYYNHTVENIAMFLKGTPIRQLLS; from the coding sequence ATGAATACAAAGTTGCGCTGTGCCGTTTTGGATGACTATCAGAACGTTGCGCTGACGTCGGCGGATTGGAGTCCGTTGATGGATCAGGTGGAGATTCAGACATTCAACAACTATATGGGCTCGGAAGAAAAAGTCATTCAAGAATTGCAGGATTTTGATATTGTGGTTCTGATGCGGGAACGTACACCGTTCCCGGAGAAGGTCATTTCGCAACTCCCTAAGCTAAAACTTCTGATTACAAGTGGTATGCGCAACGCGTCGATAGATCTCAAGGCTGCAGAGAAGAACGGGATTATTGTGTGTGGAACCGAGGGCAGCTCTAATCCGCCGACGGAGCTTACATGGGCACTGATTCTGGGGCTGTCCAGACAACTGGTTACGGAAAATAATGCACTTCGCTCCAATCGTAACTGGCAGAGCACAGTCGGGTTGGATCTGCATGGGAGAACACTGGGATTGCTTGGTTTGGGCAAGATAGGTACTCGCATGGCTGAGATCGCACAAGCATTTGGCATGAATGTGATGGCCTGGAGCGAGAATCTAACACAAGAGAAAGCCGAAAAACATGGTGTGATCTGGGCCGAGACCAAGGAGCAATTGCTTGCAGAGAGCGACATCGTATCCATACATCTGGTATTAAGTGATCGTACGCGGAATCTGATCGGACAAGCCGATTTTCAACTAATGAAATCGAGTGCGCTACTCATCAATACGTCGCGAGCGGGCATTGTTGATCAGGAAGCCATGGTGGAGGCATTGCAGAGTGGTGTGATTGCTGGTGCAGGTCTGGATGTATATGAGCAGGAACCGCTACCCGTTAACCATGTGATGCGAACATTGCCCAACGTCCTGGCCACACCGCATCTGGGTTATGTGACTCGTGGCAATTATGAGATCTATTATAATCATACCGTAGAGAATATAGCGATGTTCCTGAAGGGAACGCCGATCAGGCAACTGCTTTCTTAG
- a CDS encoding LacI family DNA-binding transcriptional regulator, with translation MKKEQKLTIKDVAERAGVGIATVSRAINNSEGISSKTRDKVMQAIEELGFVPNTSAQSLKIRQTHQIALVVPDIRNAIIPEISWSVEQTAKQHGYHVVQINTAGNARTELETIRNVKKLHVDGLIFMPLAYPKTLPGLIDKAPLPISMINYGKKLEPGIKADIVSLSQPEGKLVMEHLFKIGRTRIAYAGAPKDIIEERFRAYEQAVGHVDISLVYFGEDFSLNTGANAADYFYGLTHMPDAVYAINDMVAIGLVNRFKELGVRVPEDVAVVGVDNNQWTTVTSPQISSVSIMGEEVARLATELLLKRIREMSTTDYEHIQFEPRLIVRESSVAMIHSSQRGPHR, from the coding sequence TTGAAGAAAGAACAGAAACTTACGATCAAGGACGTTGCAGAGCGTGCCGGCGTGGGCATCGCTACCGTATCCCGGGCCATCAACAATTCAGAAGGCATCAGCAGTAAAACACGGGATAAAGTGATGCAGGCCATTGAAGAACTGGGGTTTGTACCCAACACCTCGGCACAGAGTCTGAAAATCCGGCAAACGCACCAGATCGCTCTTGTTGTACCCGACATACGAAACGCCATCATTCCGGAAATCTCCTGGTCTGTAGAGCAAACGGCGAAGCAGCATGGGTACCATGTCGTGCAGATCAATACGGCAGGCAATGCCAGAACGGAGCTTGAAACCATTCGTAATGTCAAAAAATTGCATGTGGACGGACTGATCTTCATGCCTCTGGCGTACCCCAAAACGTTACCCGGACTGATTGATAAAGCGCCGCTCCCTATCTCCATGATTAATTACGGCAAAAAACTGGAACCGGGCATAAAGGCAGATATCGTCTCTCTTTCTCAACCCGAAGGCAAACTGGTGATGGAGCATCTGTTCAAAATCGGCCGGACTCGAATCGCATACGCCGGTGCACCGAAGGACATTATTGAAGAACGCTTTCGTGCGTATGAGCAAGCTGTAGGCCATGTGGACATTTCTCTCGTCTACTTTGGTGAGGACTTTTCATTGAATACAGGTGCCAATGCTGCAGATTATTTCTATGGACTTACGCATATGCCAGATGCCGTCTATGCCATTAATGATATGGTTGCCATCGGATTGGTTAATCGGTTCAAGGAGTTAGGGGTTCGTGTACCTGAAGATGTGGCTGTTGTGGGTGTCGATAACAATCAATGGACAACCGTCACGTCTCCGCAGATTAGTTCCGTGTCCATTATGGGCGAAGAAGTCGCCAGACTTGCTACCGAGCTGTTGTTAAAACGAATTCGGGAGATGAGCACGACCGATTACGAACACATCCAATTTGAACCGCGCTTAATCGTTCGTGAATCAAGCGTTGCCATGATTCATTCTTCCCAGCGAGGGCCACACCGTTAA
- a CDS encoding 2,3-butanediol dehydrogenase: protein MKALRWHGVKDLRLENINEPQPEEGKVKIKVEWCGICGSDLHEYTAGPIFIPAQAPHPLTGEQAPIVMGHEFSGQVVEVGEGVTRFKAGDRVVVEPIYACGHCEACKQGRYNLCDQMGFLGLAGGGGGFSEYVTAAENMVHAIPDSISYEQGALVEPSAVALHAVRQSKLKVGDTAAVFGAGPIGLLVIEALKASGASDIYVVELSDERKAKAEELGAIVIDPMQFNVVEEIHQRTQGGVNVAYEVTGVPRVLQQAIDSTRIGGELMIVSIFEQEAPIYPNSIVMKERTVNGIIGYRDVFPAVISLMDKGFFPADKLVTKRISLDEVVEQGFEALLKEKNQVKILVKAE, encoded by the coding sequence ATGAAAGCATTACGTTGGCATGGAGTCAAAGATTTACGTCTCGAAAATATTAATGAACCTCAGCCTGAAGAAGGAAAGGTCAAAATAAAAGTGGAATGGTGCGGTATCTGCGGCAGTGATTTGCACGAGTACACAGCAGGTCCAATCTTCATTCCCGCTCAAGCACCGCATCCGCTAACAGGGGAACAAGCGCCTATAGTTATGGGGCATGAATTCTCAGGACAGGTGGTTGAAGTAGGGGAAGGTGTTACGCGTTTCAAGGCGGGCGATCGTGTTGTGGTAGAACCCATCTATGCATGTGGACACTGCGAAGCTTGTAAACAGGGCAGATACAATCTGTGCGATCAGATGGGTTTCCTCGGACTCGCTGGAGGCGGAGGAGGATTCTCCGAGTATGTAACTGCTGCAGAAAACATGGTACATGCCATTCCGGATTCAATCTCGTATGAGCAAGGTGCGTTGGTTGAACCTTCAGCTGTAGCACTCCACGCTGTGCGTCAAAGTAAACTGAAAGTGGGAGATACGGCAGCCGTGTTTGGTGCAGGCCCGATTGGACTACTGGTCATCGAAGCGCTTAAAGCTTCGGGAGCGTCGGATATTTATGTAGTGGAGTTATCAGATGAACGGAAAGCAAAAGCCGAAGAGCTCGGTGCCATTGTGATTGATCCAATGCAGTTTAATGTCGTGGAAGAGATCCATCAACGTACACAAGGCGGCGTTAACGTAGCCTATGAAGTAACCGGTGTTCCACGTGTTCTGCAACAAGCCATCGATTCGACACGTATTGGTGGAGAGTTGATGATCGTCAGTATTTTTGAACAGGAAGCACCGATTTACCCGAACTCAATTGTCATGAAAGAACGTACAGTTAATGGCATTATTGGTTATCGCGATGTGTTCCCGGCGGTGATCAGTCTGATGGATAAAGGTTTCTTCCCGGCTGACAAGCTGGTGACCAAACGAATTTCGTTGGATGAAGTGGTAGAGCAGGGATTTGAAGCACTGTTGAAAGAGAAAAATCAGGTTAAGATATTGGTAAAAGCTGAATAG